In a genomic window of Capillibacterium thermochitinicola:
- a CDS encoding FAD-dependent oxidoreductase, with protein MPKIVIIGGGYAGVLTAKKLAKKFKKDPTTSITIIDKNPFHTMLTELHEVAAGRVEEDSIRISFRKIFAGRNINFVQDFIEEVDLQQKKVLGRSGTYDYDYLVMAVGSRPTYFGIPGAKEYTFPLWSYEDAVRLREHILDRFRRAAAETNQQERSRLLTFHIVGAGLTGVEMAGELAEYVPILCERFEIDRKEVSLFNVDLVPRPVPTLPEKLSVKIQRRLEKMGVRMLLNTKVVAIGPDYIDLSTGEQVSRQTAGTVIWVAGIESAHVDFKPEDTVTTAARGRLDTDKYLRSVDDERLYVAGDNINYIPAGASEPVPQMVENCEQSSAIVAHNIYVSITGKGQLKEYKPSFHGVMICIGGRYGVARVGLPGFMVNLPSFPAMFTKHFINIVYFAQVLGWNKIFSYLKHEFFTIRNKRSFVGGHLSNRTPSFLLVPIRLWLGGVWLFEGVMKIVGGWLRSPKLTGFFGGANAWYDMILGKATDGVNSATTAAAALNDAVSAATEVAAPVADAVAAATNTITSAAPDAVAAATEAVSAVADAVASATQAVPQAVASVGTVLMNWNIFGLFKMIFVSGKSLVQSTLADFAFKLDIPILNWFINTFVLPYDWMQMAMQIFVVAAEILIGLALIAGLFTTPASALALVLLFMFMTTTGLYLSTFWMFFAAIALLWGAGSIFGLDYYVTPLLKKLWKRLGFVRRLYIYHD; from the coding sequence ATGCCAAAAATTGTAATCATTGGCGGTGGTTACGCCGGTGTTCTGACTGCCAAGAAATTGGCCAAAAAATTTAAGAAGGATCCGACAACTTCGATTACAATTATCGACAAAAACCCCTTTCATACAATGCTTACCGAACTACATGAGGTCGCGGCGGGAAGAGTTGAAGAGGACAGCATTAGAATAAGCTTTCGCAAGATCTTTGCCGGTCGTAATATCAATTTTGTTCAAGACTTCATCGAAGAGGTTGACCTCCAGCAGAAAAAGGTTCTTGGTCGTAGCGGAACGTATGACTACGACTATTTAGTGATGGCGGTTGGGTCACGCCCGACTTATTTTGGGATTCCAGGAGCAAAAGAGTATACTTTCCCGCTTTGGTCTTATGAAGATGCAGTCCGGTTGCGGGAACACATTCTTGACCGTTTCCGCCGGGCGGCGGCCGAAACCAACCAGCAGGAAAGAAGCAGACTGCTTACTTTCCATATTGTTGGTGCCGGCTTGACGGGGGTGGAGATGGCCGGGGAACTTGCCGAATACGTGCCGATTTTATGCGAGCGGTTTGAGATTGACCGGAAGGAGGTCTCTTTATTCAACGTCGACCTTGTTCCACGTCCCGTGCCGACCCTTCCGGAAAAGCTTTCGGTTAAAATACAGCGTCGCCTGGAAAAGATGGGCGTCCGGATGCTCCTTAACACCAAGGTTGTGGCGATAGGTCCGGATTACATTGACTTGAGTACCGGGGAGCAGGTTAGCAGGCAGACTGCCGGTACGGTGATTTGGGTGGCGGGGATTGAATCGGCCCATGTCGACTTTAAGCCGGAGGATACCGTGACCACGGCGGCACGGGGGCGGTTGGACACCGATAAATACCTCCGCAGTGTCGATGATGAAAGACTATATGTGGCCGGTGATAATATAAATTACATCCCTGCAGGCGCTTCCGAGCCGGTACCGCAGATGGTGGAAAACTGTGAGCAAAGCTCCGCTATTGTAGCGCATAATATCTATGTTTCGATCACCGGTAAAGGCCAACTGAAGGAGTATAAGCCTTCCTTCCACGGGGTGATGATCTGTATCGGCGGCCGTTACGGGGTCGCCCGGGTTGGTCTGCCGGGGTTCATGGTAAATCTCCCGTCCTTCCCGGCGATGTTCACCAAACACTTCATCAATATCGTCTATTTCGCCCAGGTGCTTGGGTGGAACAAAATATTCAGCTACCTTAAGCATGAATTTTTCACTATCCGTAATAAACGGAGTTTTGTTGGTGGACACTTGAGCAACCGGACCCCCAGTTTTCTTCTGGTTCCCATCCGGCTATGGCTCGGTGGAGTCTGGCTCTTCGAAGGTGTTATGAAGATCGTGGGTGGGTGGTTGCGTTCGCCCAAACTCACCGGCTTTTTTGGTGGGGCCAACGCCTGGTACGATATGATCCTGGGGAAGGCAACCGACGGGGTTAACTCTGCGACGACCGCGGCGGCAGCCTTAAACGACGCGGTCTCGGCGGCCACTGAGGTTGCGGCTCCCGTTGCCGACGCCGTAGCAGCGGCTACGAATACCATAACGAGCGCTGCTCCGGATGCGGTGGCGGCGGCGACGGAGGCTGTATCGGCGGTGGCTGATGCGGTGGCCTCGGCTACCCAGGCGGTTCCGCAGGCCGTTGCTTCCGTGGGGACCGTCCTTATGAACTGGAATATCTTCGGTCTATTCAAAATGATCTTTGTCAGCGGCAAGTCGCTTGTCCAGTCCACGCTGGCCGATTTTGCTTTCAAACTGGACATTCCCATTTTAAACTGGTTTATTAACACTTTTGTTTTGCCGTACGACTGGATGCAGATGGCCATGCAGATTTTCGTTGTAGCAGCCGAAATTCTGATCGGCCTGGCGTTAATTGCGGGCCTGTTTACGACTCCGGCCAGTGCCTTGGCGCTTGTCTTGCTGTTTATGTTCATGACCACCACCGGTTTGTATCTGTCAACTTTCTGGATGTTCTTTGCGGCCATCGCCCTGCTCTGGGGGGCGGGCAGCATCTTTGGTCTCGACTATTACGTTACCCCCCTTCTGAAAAAACTTTGGAAGCGGTTGGGGTTTGTAAGGCGGTTATATATCTATCATGATTAA
- a CDS encoding M48 family metalloprotease, with protein sequence MIVRYKYWSGGKAEVKVRYRIKLILLCSLLIFLALTLSLPGNTASFFADMELNLEKQIGRNSYESIIAQMKVVELPEAEMERLNNIFNRLVQVCSRRKELKFTLTVVEEASVNAFALPAGYIFVHTGLLSYVQSDGELAGVLAHEIAHVDRKHGMSAIKRQVGMALLLQIFLKDAGEQITKIGNLAINLTQLGYGREAEYEADRYGVYFMERAGYSRTEILNFWYRLVEESGGGGNPGILQLFSTHPPTSERIKRIKALPPTPTQ encoded by the coding sequence ATGATTGTGCGTTACAAATATTGGTCGGGAGGGAAAGCGGAAGTGAAGGTCAGGTACCGCATAAAGCTTATCCTCTTATGCAGTCTCCTTATTTTTTTGGCTTTAACCTTGAGTCTGCCGGGAAACACTGCTTCTTTCTTCGCTGATATGGAGCTCAATCTGGAAAAACAGATTGGCCGGAACAGTTACGAAAGCATCATTGCCCAGATGAAAGTGGTTGAGTTACCGGAGGCGGAGATGGAGCGTTTAAATAACATCTTCAACCGTTTGGTCCAGGTTTGCTCCCGCCGCAAAGAATTGAAGTTTACCTTGACGGTGGTTGAGGAAGCTTCGGTAAACGCCTTTGCGCTGCCGGCCGGTTACATCTTTGTCCATACTGGTTTGCTGTCGTACGTGCAAAGCGATGGGGAACTGGCCGGAGTGCTCGCTCATGAAATAGCCCACGTGGACCGTAAACACGGGATGAGTGCCATCAAACGGCAGGTTGGGATGGCTCTTTTGCTGCAGATCTTTTTAAAGGACGCCGGCGAACAGATTACCAAGATCGGTAATTTGGCCATCAACTTGACACAGTTGGGATACGGCCGGGAAGCCGAATACGAAGCCGACCGTTACGGCGTTTATTTTATGGAGCGGGCCGGTTATTCCCGGACCGAGATTCTTAATTTTTGGTACCGGTTGGTCGAGGAGAGCGGCGGCGGGGGGAACCCGGGCATCCTCCAGCTTTTCTCCACCCATCCGCCGACCTCGGAACGGATTAAAAGGATTAAGGCACTCCCGCCTACTCCCACCCAATAG